From the Quercus lobata isolate SW786 chromosome 6, ValleyOak3.0 Primary Assembly, whole genome shotgun sequence genome, one window contains:
- the LOC115993730 gene encoding uncharacterized protein LOC115993730, giving the protein MVGGKSIVKTICSICFEDLKPLAQDLQAISVCGHVFHEPCLQHWFKHCLRRRRYSCPVCMQKCSAKNVSRLYFQSVEDSNNSVLAKNEKDPQDLRCQIQRLEDKVDGLSSLFKFQGKDLKTGIDNQTNQEQSEDVWFSPNWAPHLEKIFVELLIEEMNYHPDVCVSDFNEEAWDHVCKEFNHRTGLNYDKMELKKRLAVLRKRYSIVKPLYNHGNFGRNYRRKMMDVDDLVWKEYVQVHPEIAPYRKWGCPIYEELCKIFTKPMVTGKQAIVIGGDRSGRNYLARSRENVDDIVLHGCNKRQSPQLLGSGPNKKYHKGTENSREINSVLKSNGTATPQTNDPYSESHCVAVLNGMQDVDCSTYSVACYLFQHPTWRKTFISTKSEKRLTWLKAMLPSVP; this is encoded by the exons aTGGTGGGTGGCAAGAGCATTGTCAAGACCATTTGCTCGATTTGCTTCGAAGATCTCAAGCCCCTTGCCCAAGATCTCCAAGCCATCTCCGTCTGCGGTCATGTCTTCCACGAGCCAtg TTTACAACATTGGTTCAAGCACTGCTTGCGAAGGAGGAGATATAGTTGCCCTGTGTGCATGCAAAAATGTTCAGCAAAAAATGTCAGTCGCCTCTACTTTCAGTCAGTCGAGGACTCCAACAATTCCGTTCTCGCCAAGAATGAGAAAGATCCCCAAGACTTGCGTTGCCAAATTCAGAGATTGGAGGACAAGGTTGATGGGCTTAGCTCTCTTTTCAAGTTCCAGGGGAAGGACCTCAAAACAGGG ATTGATAATCAGACAAATCAAGAGCAATCAGAGGATGTTTGGTTCAGTCCAAACTGGGCACCACACCTGGAGAAGATATTCGTAGAATTGCTGATTGAAGAAATGAACTACCATCCAGACGTGTGTGTCAGTGACTTTAATGAGGAGGCATGGGACCATGTATGCAAAGAATTTAATCATCGAACAGGTCTAAATTACGATAAGATGGAATTGAAAAAACGCCTAGCTGTTTTAAGAAAACGATATTCCATTGTAAAACCTTTGTATAACCATGGCAACTTTGGTAGGAATTATCGTAGGAAGATGATGGATGTTGATGATCTTGTGTGGAAAGAATATGTTCAG GTGCATCCTGAGATTGCGCCATACAGGAAATGGGGGTGTCCTATTTATGAAGAGCTATGcaaaatatttacaaagccAATGGTCACTGGAAAGCAAGCCATTGTAATTGGTGGAGATAGGTCTGGAAGAAACTATCTTGCACGCTCAAGGGAGAATGTTGATGACATCGTTTTACATGGATGCAACAAGCGCCAGTCACCACAGCTTTTGGGTTCAGGACCCAACAAGAAATATCACAAGGGAACTGAGAATTCAAGGGAGATTAATTCTGTCTTGAAATCAAATGGAACTGCAACACCTCAAACTAATGACCCATATTCTGAAAGTCATTGTGTTGCTGTACTAAATGGTATGCAAGATGTTGATTGCAGTACTTATAGTGTTGCTTGTTATTTGTTTCAGCACCCAACCTGGAGAAAAACATTCATATCGACAAAAAGTGAGAAGAGGTTGACCTGGTTGAAAGCCATGCTTCCTAGTGTTCCATGA